A window of the Streptomyces sp. NBC_00250 genome harbors these coding sequences:
- a CDS encoding MaoC/PaaZ C-terminal domain-containing protein has translation MPIDPAKAVAAEPRSAEISWDHKDVQLYHLGLGAGTPATDPDELRYTLESRLHVLPSFATVAGAGMGVVGGLSAPGVDIDLAAVLHGGQSITLHRPVPVAGRAVTTSRVAAVYDKGKAAVLVLRSEVADADGPLWTSDAQIFVRGEGGWGGDRGPSERLELPGRDPDKTVERPVREDQALLYRLSGDWNPLHADPEFAALAGFDRPILHGLCTYGMTLKAVVDTMLGGDVARVRSYRTRFAGVVFPGETLRIRMWADEGRVQVTVTAVERADAPVLADTLVEHS, from the coding sequence ATGCCCATCGACCCCGCCAAGGCCGTCGCCGCCGAACCCCGCAGCGCCGAGATCTCCTGGGACCACAAGGACGTCCAGCTCTACCACCTGGGACTGGGCGCCGGCACCCCGGCGACCGACCCCGACGAGCTCCGCTACACCCTCGAATCCAGGCTCCACGTCCTGCCCAGTTTCGCCACCGTCGCGGGCGCCGGAATGGGCGTCGTCGGCGGGCTCTCCGCCCCCGGCGTCGACATCGACCTCGCCGCCGTCCTGCACGGCGGCCAGTCGATCACCCTCCACCGCCCCGTCCCCGTGGCCGGCCGGGCCGTCACCACCTCCCGGGTCGCCGCCGTGTACGACAAGGGCAAGGCCGCCGTCCTCGTCCTGCGCTCCGAGGTCGCCGACGCCGACGGCCCGCTGTGGACCAGCGACGCGCAGATCTTCGTACGGGGAGAGGGCGGCTGGGGCGGCGACCGCGGACCCTCCGAGCGCCTCGAACTCCCCGGCCGCGACCCCGACAAGACCGTCGAACGGCCCGTACGCGAGGACCAGGCGCTGCTCTACCGGCTCTCCGGCGACTGGAACCCGCTCCACGCCGACCCCGAGTTCGCCGCGCTCGCCGGCTTCGACCGGCCGATCCTGCACGGACTCTGCACGTACGGCATGACCCTCAAGGCGGTGGTGGACACGATGCTCGGCGGAGACGTCGCCCGCGTCCGCTCGTACCGCACCCGATTCGCCGGGGTCGTCTTCCCCGGCGAGACGCTGCGCATCCGGATGTGGGCCGACGAGGGCCGCGTCCAGGTGACCGTGACGGCCGTGGAGCGCGCCGACGCGCCCGTGCTCGCCGACACCCTCGTCGAACACTCCTAG
- a CDS encoding Zn-dependent alcohol dehydrogenase has translation MRAAVLHEIGQDKLEVVDDVEAVGFGPGKVKIRVRATGLCHSDVSAMSGVLPQPAPFIPGHEGAGEILDVGDGVTGLTQGQRVLLCWLPACGSCPACKRGQTQLCLAGFMNAGTPNFKRPGGDVFGFAGTGTFTEEVVVDAGCAVPIPDDVPFDIAALIGCGVTTGLGAAINTAKVEAGSSVAVIGCGGVGISAIQGAKLQGAAQIIAVDPVESRREAALRFGATEAVAPDALADAKQRITAGEGFDYVFEVVGKSATARTAYENTRRGGTLCVVGAGALDDYLQISMFELFFDEKRILPSMYGGGDVLRSYERAIALWRAGRIDLESLITHRVPLAGINEALEQMRTGAALRTCIEI, from the coding sequence ATGCGCGCAGCCGTACTGCACGAGATCGGCCAGGACAAGCTCGAAGTCGTCGACGACGTCGAGGCGGTGGGCTTCGGCCCCGGCAAGGTGAAGATCCGGGTCCGGGCCACCGGCCTCTGCCACTCCGACGTCTCCGCGATGAGCGGCGTCCTCCCGCAGCCCGCCCCCTTCATCCCCGGCCACGAGGGTGCGGGCGAGATCCTCGACGTCGGCGACGGCGTCACCGGACTCACCCAGGGCCAGCGCGTCCTGCTCTGCTGGCTGCCCGCCTGCGGCAGCTGTCCCGCCTGCAAGCGCGGCCAGACCCAGCTGTGCCTGGCCGGCTTCATGAACGCCGGAACGCCCAACTTCAAGCGCCCCGGCGGGGACGTCTTCGGCTTCGCCGGCACCGGCACCTTCACCGAGGAGGTCGTCGTCGACGCGGGCTGCGCCGTCCCCATCCCCGACGACGTGCCCTTCGACATCGCCGCCCTCATCGGCTGCGGCGTCACCACCGGACTCGGCGCGGCCATCAACACCGCCAAGGTGGAGGCCGGTTCCTCGGTTGCCGTCATCGGCTGCGGAGGCGTCGGCATCTCCGCGATCCAGGGAGCCAAACTCCAGGGCGCCGCCCAGATCATCGCCGTCGACCCCGTCGAGTCCCGCCGCGAGGCCGCGCTGCGCTTCGGCGCCACCGAGGCCGTCGCCCCGGACGCGCTCGCCGACGCCAAACAGCGGATCACCGCCGGCGAAGGCTTCGACTACGTCTTCGAGGTCGTCGGCAAGTCCGCCACCGCCCGCACCGCGTACGAGAACACCCGGCGCGGCGGCACCCTCTGCGTCGTCGGCGCGGGCGCCCTCGACGACTACCTCCAGATCAGCATGTTCGAGCTGTTCTTCGACGAGAAGCGGATCCTGCCCTCCATGTACGGCGGCGGCGACGTCCTCCGCTCCTACGAGCGGGCCATCGCGCTCTGGCGGGCCGGCCGCATCGACCTGGAGTCGCTCATCACCCACCGGGTCCCGCTCGCCGGCATCAACGAGGCCCTGGAACAGATGCGGACGGGTGCCGCGCTCCGTACCTGCATCGAGATCTGA